A genomic window from Variovorax paradoxus includes:
- the rpsL gene encoding 30S ribosomal protein S12, translating into MPTINQLVRQGRTVEKINSKSPAMQNSPQRRGVCTRVYTTTPKKPNSALRKVAKVRLTNGFEVISYIGGEGHNLQEHSVVLVRGGRVKDLPGVRYHIVRGSLDLQGVKDRKQSRSKYGAKRPKKA; encoded by the coding sequence ATGCCAACCATCAATCAACTGGTGCGTCAGGGTCGAACGGTCGAAAAGATCAATTCGAAGAGCCCTGCCATGCAGAACTCGCCGCAACGTCGCGGTGTCTGCACCCGCGTCTACACCACGACGCCCAAGAAGCCCAACTCGGCGCTTCGTAAAGTTGCCAAGGTCCGTCTGACCAATGGCTTCGAAGTCATCTCCTACATCGGCGGCGAAGGCCACAACCTGCAGGAACACAGCGTCGTGCTGGTTCGCGGCGGTCGTGTCAAGGACTTGCCCGGTGTGCGTTACCACATCGTGCGCGGTTCGCTCGACTTGCAAGGCGTGAAAGACCGCAAGCAGTCGCGTTCCAAGTACGGCGCGAAGCGTCCCAAGAAGGCTTAA
- the rpsG gene encoding 30S ribosomal protein S7, with translation MPRRREVPKREILPDPKYGNVELSKFMNVIMEGGKKAIAERIIYGALDFIEKKNPDKDPLEAFTVAINNVKPMVEVKSRRVGGANYQVPVEVRPVRRLALSMRWIKEAARKRGEKSMALRLANELMEATEGRGGAMKKRDEVHRMAEANRAFSHFRF, from the coding sequence ATGCCACGTCGTCGCGAAGTCCCCAAACGTGAAATCCTGCCGGATCCCAAGTACGGCAATGTCGAGCTGTCCAAATTCATGAACGTGATCATGGAAGGCGGCAAGAAGGCGATCGCCGAGCGCATCATTTACGGTGCTCTCGACTTCATCGAAAAGAAGAACCCGGACAAGGATCCTCTCGAAGCATTCACCGTTGCCATCAACAACGTGAAGCCGATGGTCGAAGTGAAGTCGCGCCGCGTTGGCGGTGCGAACTATCAAGTGCCGGTCGAAGTCCGTCCTGTCCGTCGCCTCGCCCTGTCGATGCGCTGGATCAAGGAAGCTGCCCGCAAGCGCGGTGAAAAGTCGATGGCCCTGCGTCTGGCCAACGAACTGATGGAAGCCACGGAAGGCCGTGGCGGCGCCATGAAGAAGCGCGACGAAGTGCACCGCATGGCAGAAGCCAACCGGGCGTTCAGCCACTTCCGCTTCTAA